A portion of the Acidisarcina polymorpha genome contains these proteins:
- a CDS encoding 1-deoxy-D-xylulose-5-phosphate reductoisomerase — protein sequence MKQIAILGSTGSIGQSTLSIIASYPERFAVASLAAGRNLDAIFEQCRRWRPRLVSVATEELASQLLARLKFAGITGVEVVWGTDGTVRVATLPQVDFVVSAIVGVAGLEATFAAVQAGKPVGLANKEAMVAAGEILIREARLHQTALLPIDSEHNAIHQCMRGGSRTEVRRIWLTASGGPFRKLPLAQFADITVEQALKHPTWNMGRRITIDSATMLNKGLEVIEACRLFDLPAAEVKVTIHPQSTVHSLVEFIDGSILAQISVTDMRLPILYAMTYPERIDTGEAEGLGFDMTRLGQLDFEQPDLERFPCLRLAYEAAAKGGAHCIALNSADEVAVEAFLAGDIHFLDIPRTIEAVLQATPESHPETIQDVLMLDQAARQTAHAKLSDLSLTGASRTSSG from the coding sequence TTGAAGCAGATCGCCATCCTCGGTTCCACCGGTTCCATCGGACAAAGCACTCTTTCCATCATTGCCAGTTATCCCGAACGATTCGCAGTCGCCTCGCTGGCTGCAGGCCGCAACCTTGATGCCATCTTCGAACAGTGCAGGCGATGGCGTCCGAGGCTGGTTTCGGTCGCCACCGAGGAACTAGCGAGCCAGCTTCTCGCCAGGCTTAAATTCGCCGGCATCACTGGGGTCGAGGTGGTTTGGGGAACGGATGGAACGGTCCGGGTCGCCACCCTGCCGCAGGTCGATTTCGTAGTCTCGGCCATTGTGGGAGTGGCGGGCCTCGAAGCAACCTTCGCCGCCGTTCAAGCAGGGAAGCCAGTCGGCCTTGCCAATAAAGAGGCCATGGTCGCTGCCGGCGAGATTCTCATCCGCGAAGCCCGCCTTCATCAGACCGCTCTGCTTCCCATTGATTCCGAACACAATGCCATTCATCAATGTATGCGGGGTGGAAGCCGGACGGAGGTTCGCCGTATCTGGTTGACGGCTTCAGGGGGCCCATTTCGCAAACTGCCGCTGGCCCAGTTCGCCGACATCACCGTCGAACAGGCGCTGAAGCATCCAACGTGGAACATGGGACGGCGGATCACAATCGACTCAGCCACCATGCTGAACAAGGGACTCGAGGTGATCGAAGCCTGCCGCCTCTTTGATCTTCCGGCGGCTGAGGTCAAGGTAACCATTCATCCGCAGTCTACGGTGCACTCTTTGGTGGAGTTCATTGACGGAAGCATCCTGGCGCAGATCTCGGTGACGGACATGCGGCTGCCGATTCTGTATGCAATGACTTACCCGGAGCGCATCGATACGGGTGAAGCCGAGGGTCTGGGGTTTGACATGACCAGGCTGGGGCAACTCGATTTTGAACAGCCGGATCTGGAGCGTTTTCCGTGTCTACGGCTCGCCTATGAGGCGGCCGCCAAGGGAGGCGCGCACTGCATTGCGCTGAACTCCGCCGATGAAGTCGCGGTCGAGGCCTTTCTGGCTGGCGATATTCACTTCCTGGACATCCCGCGTACAATAGAGGCAGTGCTTCAGGCGACTCCCGAGTCCCATCCGGAGACGATCCAGGACGTGCTAATGCTTGATCAGGCGGCCCGCCAGACTGCTCACGCGAAGCTCTCCGACCTTTCGCTCACGGGGGCAAGCCGGACATCTTCGGGATAA